Genomic segment of Myxococcus stipitatus:
GGCGCCATGCGCGCCCTCGCCGCAACCATATGATGAGCATAATATGGTCGCAATTCGAAGGTGGCGGGCGTCCAGGCGCCCCTTGAGGAAAGGCGGCAATCGGCGCGATGATGTGTATCATTGTGTGACACGAGGTGAGACCCAGGTGCCACATCCCCCGGAGCAGAAGCAGACGACCCACGAGCGCATCCTGGAGGCGGCCGGAGGGCTGTTCCGGCAGAAGGGCTTCCTGGGGGCCAGCGTCGAGACGGTGATGCGCGCCGCGGGCCTCACGGTGGGCGGCTTCTATGCGCACTTCAGCTCGAAGCAGGCGCTGCTCGTCGAGTCGCTCCGCCGCATCATGAGCCGTCAGCGGGAGGACTGGCCGCAGGGTCTCGAGGACCTGCGCGGTGAGGAGTGGCTGAGCCACATGGTGCGGCGCTATCTCTCGCGCACGCACCGGGACGCGGAGGTGCCCGCATGTCCCCTGCCCGCCGTGCTGTCCGATGTGGTGCGCGGCGAGGCGGAGCTGAAGCTGGCGCTGGCGAAGGAGCTGGAGCTGACGGCGGAGAACTTCGCCGCGCATCTCCCCTCGGACGAGCGGGCCAGCGCGAGGGAGCGGGCGCTGGCGACCTATGCGCTGTGCATCGGGACGCTGACGCTGGCCAAGGCGACCGCCGGCACGCCGCTGTCCGACGAGCTGCTCAAGGCGGCTCGGAGGGTCGCCGTGCTCGCGGCGGACACCTCCGAGTCGGAGGCCGGGAACAAGGGCGGCGCGGCGAAGTGAAGGGCGCGCCCGGCCCTGCTCACTCCGCGGCTGCGCGCAGCGCCACCGGATGGGTCTTCAGCCACTCCTGGCACCGAGCGATGCGCTCGGCGGAAGCGGGCAGCCCCATCTGGACGAGCAGCGTCCGGTAGGGCTCGAAGCTCTCCGGCGTCCACGTGGTCAGCGCCTTCAGGTCCGCGAGCGCCACCATCTCCTCCGCCGAGCGCCCCGCCGCCTCCTGCCGCGCCGTCAGCAACGCGGCCAGCGCCATGCGCGCGGGCTCGGCCTCGAAGGCGATCGACGCGTCCGTGTACCAGGCGCGCAGGGCCTCATCGAGCGAAGCATCCTGCGCCTTCTCCCGCATGCGCCCCAACATCCCCGCGAGGAAGTCCTCGTCGAGCGCGCCCTTCACGCCGCGCAGAAGCGCCGTCACTGCTTCCCTGCGCACCGCGGGCTCGGAGCCCGGCGGCAGCCCCTTGAGCGCCTGCATCGGCTCCCACAGGACACAGGTGAGCCAGAGCTCCTCCTCCGGCGCGAACACCGGCGGCGTGGACGCCTCGCGCAGCTTCGCCTCCACGCGGCCCGCACGCTCCTTGGCCTCACGCGCGATGCGCTCCGCGAGCTCCGGGTCCTCCTTCACGAAGTTCATGAGCGCGTCCACATTCCCCTCACGCGCCTGCTTGAGTGCCTCGCGCGCCTGCTCCGTCAACTTGGACTCATCGAGCAGCGCCTCGTGCTTCTCCAGCCACTCCTTGTGCCGCGCCCGCCACTCGCGGAACTGCACGTCGAACACCACCTTGATGATGGGGTGGTCCTCCAGCCGGAGTCCCTTCGGCCGGTTCGCCTTGAGCGACAATCGGGAGACCGCGCCCAGGACACCCTGGTCCTCGCGCGACTGCCCGGGCTGCTGTGAGCGATTGAGCGTCTCCAGCGCCAGGCCCGTCAGGAAGATGCCCGCCTGCTCCGCGCCCAGCTCCCGCATCCACCCCATGAACAACGCCTGATACATGCTGGCGGCGTCCGTCGCCTCCTCGTCCGTCAGGCGCGCCAGGTGCGTGTTCACGAACCCGTCGAAGGCGTCTGGCTTGAAGCGCAGCCTCGGCTCCGGCCCCCACTCCGCGAGGAGCTGACCGAACCGCTCCAGCGCGAACATCGGGTAGCTCCCATCGGCCTGCCGCTGCCGCCCCTTCGTCGCCAGGAAGGACGCCTCCTGGTGACGGTGGACGGGGACACTCGGAGGCGGCGCGCTCGCGCGGTCCTGGGCGGCGTGGCACACCTTGTACTTCTTGCCGCTGCCGCAGGGGCACGGGTCGTTGCGTCCGGGTTTCTTCTGACTCAAGGGGAGTGGCCTCTCGGCTCGCCTGGCGAGCGGTGAAATCGTGGGCGCAACCTATCAGGCGAGGCCCGGACTGGGGGACCCCTTGCCTCCGGGTGTCGCTCGGAAACCACCCGGTTCACACGTACCGTGCAACGGCGTGCACATCCCCGTGACGCTTGAGCACGCGACTTCAATCTGTCGACGAGAAATCGGTTCGTGGCCCTCGGCTGTGTCCTCGTGCTTCCTGGAGTGAGCCTCGCGTCGGAAGCGCCGCCCCCGCGCGAGCCCCTTCCACGCCTGGACGCGCCTCGCAGCGAAAGTGGCGGAAGGAAAGTGGGTCGCGTCGCGGCCGAGGCCGGAATGATGTGGGCGACAGCGATGGGCACGGGCTTCGCTGGACTGCTCATCGCCGCGTCCCAGCCCGACGACGAGCTGTCTCCTCCCAGGTTCCAGAAGTACGCGGACTGGGAACGAGGGTTCCTCCTGGGCGCCGCGCTCGGAGCGCCGTTCGGCGTCATGCTGGGCGGGAAGATGGCGAAGGGCAAAGGCGCCCCGGAGGGTGTCTTGCTGGGAGCCCTCGCGGGAGGAGGCATGGCCGTGCTGACCTCTCAGCTGCGCCCCGAGAAGAAGGTCGAAGACACCATGTTCCTGCTCGTGCCCGCCTTCTCCATGCTCGGCTCCATCATCGGCTACGAGCTGTCGCACGCGTCGAACCTGCCTTCGCGCTCCACAGACAGCACAGTGAGCCTCCTGCCGGCGGTCTCCGTGGACACAAAGGGAAGCGCGCTGGGCCTGACGGGCCAGTTCTGACGCCCCTGCGTCACGGAGCCCGAGAGCCGGCCTCCATCACGCCCGTGTCCGACTGGAAGGCGCGGAGCTCCTCGGGGGTGAGGTCCGGCTCACGGGCACACCCTCGACGCGCGGACTCGAGCGCGGCCTCCAGCACCGCGGACACCGCCACCGCCTGCGTGGGTGTCACCGGGTTGCGTGCAAGACCTCGCACCGCGTCCCGAACACCCGCGTAGTACCGACGGTAGTCGCCTCGCGGAGCCTCCGTCACCTGGGGCTCTTCCGCGCCGCCCGTGAACAGTCGTCCCGGAGAAGGGTCCTCCCCCCAGTCCTCGGCGCCAGGGAGCTCTCCCGCGACGAGCCGACGCTCCTGCGCGTCCATGCCATGCTTCAGCCAGGAGCCCCGCGTCCCGTGGACCGCGAAGCGTGGCAGTCCTCCCGCGACGAGCATGGACGCCTGGAGCACGACGTACCGGCGCGGATACACCAGCGTCACCTGGCTCCAGTCCTCGATGGCCGAGCCCTCCCGGTTCGCCGACAGCAGCGCCACCACCGTGTCGGGCACGCCGAACAGTTGCAGCGCCTGGTCCACGAGGTGAGGCCCCAGGTCGAACCAGATTCCCGCGCCGGGAACGGGCTGCTCGCGCCAACGCGGGCGGACCTCCGGACGGAAGCGGTCGAACCGCGACTCGACATGCGTGACGCGCCCCAGGGCCTCCCGCGCGAGCAGCGCCTTGAGCGCGAGGAAGTCACTGTCCCAGCGCCGGTTCTGGAACACCGAGAGCACCCGCCCCTGCGCCTTCGCGAGCGCGGCCAGTCCCCGCGCCTTCGCCAGCGTGACGGTGAAGGGCTTGTCGACCACCACGTGCTTGCCCGCCCGGAGCGCCGCCTCCGCCAGCGAGGCGTGGGTCTCATTCGGCGTGGCCACGACAACCATGTCCACGTCCGGGTGCGTGGCCGCCTCGAGCGCGGACGCCACCACGGCCACTCCCGGCAGGTCCACGTGGACGGCCTCCGGTCGACTGGACGCCACGACACACAGCGACAGCCCGTCCACGGTGCGCAGCAGCGGCGCGTGGAAGGACCTGCCCGCGAACCCATAGCCCAGCAAGGCGACGCGGAGCGTCTCGGAAGAAGCCATGGGCCGGGATTGGAGCACAAAAAGAACGATGCCACCCGCCCGAGGAGGTACTGCGGGTGGCATCGCCGCCGGGGGCACCTCGGACAGAAGCTCCATGAAGCCTCTGTCCGAGAGGGTCCGTGCCCCCGGGCTTATCTCGTTCGACTCAGGTGTGGTGGTGCAGGCTCTCCACCAGGTACGGGTCCCCCACCGGCAGCAGCGGCGCCGTGCGCACGGCCCGGGTCACCGCCAGCGTGAACAGCGCGCCCACGCCCAGGAAGCCCGCCAGCTCGTACACGCCGACACTCAAGCCCTCCGGCTGATGCGCGGGAGCCACCATCAGGTACAGGTCCAGCCAGCGCCCTACGAGCAGCACCGCCGCCACGCGCAACAGGTGCGACGGGTTCATCTTCGCCGGACGAGGCAGCAGCAGCACGAACGGCAGCGCCCAGTTCAGCGCCACGTTCGCGTAGAACGGCACCTCCCAGCCGCCGTGCATGCGCGCGATGAAGTACACCGTCTCCTCGGGGATGTTCGCGTACCAGATGAGCAGGAACTGCGAGAACCAGAGGTAGGCCCACAGCGTGGCGAAGCCGAACATCAGCTTGCCCAGGTCATGGAGGTGGCTGCTGTTGAGCTGCGGCAGCGCACCCGCCCGGTGGAGCAGCACCGCCACCACCGTGATGGCACACACGCTGGAGCTGAGCAGCCCCGCCACGTTGTAGAGCGCGTAGATGGTGCTGAACCAGTGCGGCTCCAGGCTCATCAGCCAGTCGAACGCGGCCAGGCAGAAGGTCAGCGAGAAGAGCACCAGGAACACCGCGGACACCTTCACGTTGCGCCGCGTGAGCACCTCGCCTTGCTCCACGTCCTGTCGCAGCGAGTTGCGCCGCAGCACCCACGTGAAGCCCACCCACAGCGCCAGCATGACGACCATGCGGAGGGCGAAGAACGGGACGTTGAGGAACGCCTCCTTCTGGTGCAGCAGGTGGTCCGTCTCCATGACGCCCGGCTTCGCCCAGGGGTACAGCGTCGCCATGAAGGGAAGGAGCGCCAGCATCGTCACCGCGCCCCACGGCACATAGGCGGTGAACGCCTCCGGGATGCGCTTGAAGACGGTGAACCAGCCCGCGTTGGCCACGTACATCAGCGCGAGGAACACCGCGCCGCCCAACCCGAGGCACAGGAAGTAGAAGCCGCTGGTGAGCAGGCTCGTCAGCGCGCGCTCCGGGGCCTGCACCAGCCCCAGGACCAGCACCCCCAACCCCGCGCCCGCCACCACCTGCGCGGCGCGATGGAAGACGGGCGAGACAGCGAAGCCGCCGCGCGACTCAGTCGCGGAGGCGTGGACCGGGGCGCTCATGGCATCTCCTTGCGCGCGGTGCGCGCGGGGTTCTGGAGCGAGCGCACGTAGTGGACCAGCTTCCACCGGTCCTCCGGCGCCACTTGCGAACCATGGGCCGGCATCAGCCCCTGCCCATGGGTGATGATGTGGAAGATGCGCCCGTCGGGTAGCCCCACCGCGTGCTCCGCGAGCAGCGACGGAGGCATGGGGAAGCGCGCCGTCACCGGCCCGTCTCCCAGTCCCCCCGAGCCATGGCACGGAGAGCAGTAGCGCAGGAACGCCGTCTGCCCACGCGCGAGCACCTCGGGCGAGGACGGATAGGGATTGCGCAGGTCCGCTCCCGCGCGCTCGGCCGCCTCCGGTCCGGAGACCAGGTGCAGAGGTTGATGCCCCCGAGGCACCGTCCCCTTCGCCGGCGTCAGCAGCGTCTTGCCGTCGGGCGTGTTCGGGTTGTTCGCGAAGCTGTCGTAGGGAACGGACGCCACCATGTCCGGCGCGTACTCGAAGTTGGGCTTCGTCTCGTCCTGCTCGCAGCCCGCCAGGGCCAGCCCCAGCGCCGCCAGTCCCACCCACCGCTTGCTCACGACGCCACCTCCCTCAAGTCCGTGGCCACCGCGCCGTGGTCTCGGAGCAGCGCCTCGGCCGCATCCAGCGCGTTCGGCTTCTGGCCGGGCGCGATGACGATGGCGAAGCGGTCATCCGTCACCCGAGGCAACGCCTGACGCTTGTTGCCGGGAAACAGCTTCGCCCTCGCGAGGAACGCCGCCACCGTGCCCAGCGCGGCGAAGAGCACCGTCAGCTCGAACGTCACCGGGATGAAGGCTGGGAACGAGTTGAAGGGCTTGCCTCCCACGTTGAGCGGCCAGCTCACCACGCTGGTGTAGAGCTGGAGCGACATCGCCAGCGTGCAGCCCACGGCGCCCGCCGCGAAGCACACCCACGTCAGCCGGCTGGGCTTGAGCCCCATCGCGGCATCCAGGCCGTGCACCGCGTAAGGCGTGTACACATCACGCAGGTCATGGCCCGCCTCGCGCACCGCTCGCGTGGCCTCCAGGACCCGTTCCTCGCTGTCGAAGTAGCCGATGAGGACAGGGGCGCTCATACGGGGACGTCCTTCCGGGTGGCGATGGCCAGCGGCGGGTGGTTCCGGGCCGCCTCCGGCGCGTCGAGCACGGGGACTGGACGCGTCGACGGCGGAGTCTCGGCCTGCGCCGGCGTGCTTCGCGCGAAGCCCAGCACGCTCTTCACCTCGCCGATGGAGATGATGGGCAGCACTCGCACGAAGAGCAGGAACAGGGTGAAGAAGAGGCCGAAGGTACCGATGAAGGTCCCCACCTCCACCATCGTCGGCGTGTACATGGACCAACTGCTGGGCAGGTAGTCCCGGTGGAGGCTCGTCACGATGATGACGAAGCGCTCGAACCACATGCCCACGTTGATGACCAGCGACAGCACGAAGATGGCCGCGGGCGAGGTGCGAATCTTCTTGAACCAGAACAGGTGCGGCGACACCACGTTGCACGTCACCATCGTCCAGTACGCCCAGGCATACGGGCCGAATGCGCGGTTCATGAAGGCGAAGCGCTCGTAGGGGTTGCCCGAGTACCAGGCGATGAAGAACTCCGTCGCGTACGCCAGCGACACCAGGCCCCCCGTGACGATGATGACCTTCGTCATGTTCTCCAGGTGGCGGAGGGTGATGAGGTGCTCGTAGCCCAGCACCACGCGGGTGATGATCATCAGCGTCAGCACCATCGCGAAGCCGCTGAACACCGCGCCCGCCACGAAGTACGGCGGGAAGATGGTGGTGTGCCAGCCGGGAATCACCGACGTGGCGAAGTCCATGGACACGATGGTGTGCACGCTGAGCACCAGCGGCGTCGCCAGGCCCGCGAGCAGCAGGTACACCGTCTCGTAGCGGCTCCACGTCCGGTTCGAGCCCGTCCACCCCAGCGACATCACCTTGAAGACGGCCTTGCGGAAGCCCGTCTTCAGCCGGTCACGCACGGTGGCCAGGTCCGGAATCAGGCCCACGTACCAGAACACCGCCGACACGGTGAAGTACGTGGAGATGGCGAACACGTCCCACAGGAGCGGCGAGCGGAAGTTCACCCAGAGGCTGCCGCGCGTATTGGGATACGGCAGCACCCAGAAGGCCAGCCAGGGCCGCCCCATGTGGATGAGCGGGAAGAGCGCCGCGCACATCACGGCGAACAACGTCATCGCCTCCGCCGCGCGGTTGATGCTGGTGCGCCACTTCTGCCGGAAGAGGAAGAGGATGGCCGAGATGAGCGTGCCCGCGTGGCCGATGCCCACCCAGAACACGAAGTTGGTGATGTCGAATGCCCAGCCGATGGTCTTGTTCAGGCCCCACACGCCGATGCCGGTGCCCACCTGATACGCGACGATGCCCGCGCCCGTGGCCAACACCGCCACCGCGATGCCGAACGCCACCCACCACTTCCACGTGGGCGCGCGCTCCATGGGGGCGCAAATCTCCTCGGTGAGCTGGCCCATGCTGCGCGGCTCGCTGACCAGCGGCACGCGCAGCGGGGACAGGTGCTGGTTGCTCATGTTCCGCTTCCCGACCCGGTGTTCCGGATCTTCGTGAGGTAGGTGATGGACGGCCCGATGTTCAGCTCCTCCAGCAACCGGAACGCCCGCCCGTCCTTCGCCAGCTTCGCCACCCGGCTGTTCGGGTCATTCAGGTCGCCGAAGTGGAGGGCCTTGGCGGGGCAGCTCTGCTGACAGGCCGTCTGGACGTCGCCGTCCTTCAGCGGACGGCCCTCGCGGTTCGCCGTCGCCTTGCCCTCGTTGATGCGCTGCACGCACATGGAGCACTTCTCCATGACGCCTCGGCTGCGCACCACCACGTCCGGGTTGAGCACCATCCGCTCGAGCGGCTCGTCGTGCGGGTAGTCGAACCAGTTGAAGCGGCGGACCTTCGTCGGGCAGTTGTTCGCGCAGTAGCGGGTCCCGACGCAGCGGTTGTAGACCTGCTGGTTGAGCCCCTCGCTCGAGTGCACCGTCGCGAGCACCGGGCACACCGTCTCGCACGGCGCGTTCTCGCAGTGCTGGCACATCATCGGCTGATGCACCACCCGAGGGTTCGCCTCGTCGCCCTCGTAGTACCGGTCGATGCGCATCCAGTGCATCTCGCGCTGACGCAGCACCTCGTCGCGGCCCACGCTGGGGATGTTGTTCTCCGCCTGGCAGGACACCACACACGCCGAGCAGCCCGTGCACATGCTCAGGTCCACCGCGAGCGCCCACCGGTGGCCGTTGTACTCGTGGCCGGACCAGATGGAGAGCGGATGGGCGCCGTTGGTGCCGTGTCCGCCGTGGTCCTCGTTGCCCGCGCGGGGATTCGCGAGGAACGCGGCCAGCTCCGCCTCGCGCACGTGCGGACGGCCCTCCAGGCTGGAGTGGGTCTGCGTGAGCGCGAGCTTCTGACGCTCGCCCGTGCCAGCCACCGTCGCGCCCGACACCGTGCGGCGCACCCGCCCGTCCACCACCGCCGCGAGCGGATAGACATGCGCGCCCACGCCATCGCCGATGCGTCCGGCCCGCGTGCGGCCATAGCCCACCGCCACGGCCAGCGTGGAGGGATGGGTTCCCGCCTGCACCAGCACGGGGAGCGACACGGACTTGCCGCCCACGCTCACCGTCACGACGTCACCGTCGGACAGGCCCAGCTCCTTCGCCCGCGAGGGGGCGATGAGCGCCTGGTTGCCCCAGGTGGCCTTGGTGATGGGGTCCGGGACTTCGTGCAGCCAGGCGTTGTTCGCGGGCGCGCCATCGCGCATCGCCAGCGACGAGAACAACACCAGCTCCCACTCACCCGAGGGCCGAGACACCGAGGCCAGCGCCTTCCCCAGCGACTCCTCGCGGAACGACAGCGGCTCCACCGGCGTCGAGGGCAGCGTCACCACGCCCCGCCGGACCGCGTCGTCCCAGAAGGCCCCCGCGTCCTGCCCCACCGTCCCAGCGCGGGGGAAGACCTCCGCCTCCCAGCGCGCGCGAAGGAAGTCGTAGTGAGTCGTAGAGAGGCCCGCCCACGTCAGCAGCGAGTCCATCAGGTCGCGCGTGTCGTGCAGCGGCGACACCGCGGGCTGGCGCAGGGAGAGCACACCCCGGCGAGGCTCCGCGTCCCCCCACGACTCCAGCGGCGTGGAGGCCGGCGCGTGCAGCCGGGTCAGCAGCGTCGTCTCGTCCAGGCGGTCATTCAGCGCCACCGTGAGGGGCACGGCCTTCAGCAGGCCGCCCAGCTCCCCACCCCGAGGGTCCGCGTGCGCCGGATTGACGCCCGCGAAGAGCACCGCGCCCACGCCCCCCGCGCTCAGCTCCGCGAGCAGCTCGCCGTAGGACAGCGCGTCCTCATCCAGCCGGACACCGTCCATCGGAAGCACCGTGGTGCCTTCGTTGCCGAGCAGCAGGTTCGCCGTCGCCGCCAACACCTGCCCCGCCACATCGTCGCCACCACACACCACGAGCGAGTCGGTGCGGTGCGACCACAGCGCGTCGACGAGCTCGTTCACGGCGGCTTTGTCCAGCCTGGAGGCCGGCAGCTCCTTCAGCCCCGGCAGGGTGCGCCCGGCCTTCGCCGCGAGCCCGCGCACCACGTCTCCGAGGGCCAGCGTCACATCGGACGGTGCCACGACGAAGCGGCGGTCCGCCGCCGCGCCCGTGAGCGTCATCACCGGCTCGACCTGGTAGTGCCGCGACATCGCCCCGCGTCCGGCGGCGTCTCGCGCTTCCGAATACTGACGCGTGAAGGCCACGGGCGACACCCACGTGCCCAGGAAGTCCGCGCCGAAGCTGGCGATGACCTCCGTCCGCTCGAAGCGGTAGTCCGGCACCACCCGGGCGCCGTGGGTGAAGCGGTAGGCGTCGGCAATCGCCGACAGCTCGCCCAGCGGCTCGTAGCGCACGGTGCGCGCCGTGGGGTGCGCGGCGAGGAAGCGCTTCACTCCCGCCTCCAGCGAGGGCCCCATCACCCAGGGCAACACCAACCGGATGGCCTTGCCGTCCTCCTTCGCCTTGAGCAGGCCCGCCTTCACCTCGGCGTCCAGGTCCGCCCAGGAGATGCGGCCGTGGGTGCGCGTGGGGAAGCGCGCCCGGCTCGCGTCGTAGAGCGAGAGCACCGAGGCCTGCCCCACCGCGCACACGCCTCCTCGCGAGACGGGGTGCTCGTCATTGCCCTCGACCTTGATGGGACGCCCGTCGCGCGTCTTCAACAACAGGCCGCAGCGCGCGGAGCAGCCCTCGCAGGTGGACGCGTACCAGAGCGCGGTGCCCGGCATCACCTCGTCCGGCCTGGACACGTAGGGGACGAGCTTCTGCACCGGCGCGCGCTGACACGCGACCATCGCGGCGGCGGCACTCAGGCCCATCATCTTGAAGAAGTCGCGGCGGGAGCTCGCGTCCGGGGGGACGGCGGCGACGCCCACCGGGAGCTCCTCCGCGAACTCATCGTGCCGAGGCTCGAGTCCCATGCCATCGGTCGCTTTCTGGGCCAGGCTCTGCCAGTACTTGGGAAGGGTGTCGGACATGGCGCGGAGGTCCTCAGCGGTGGCAGCTCGAGCAGTCCGAGGGCGGCCGCAAGATGCGAGGGGTTTTCGACGGCTCGGGCAGCGGTGAGCCGGACGTCAGGGCCAGCAGCTCGCCCTTTCGAGGCGTGGAAGGCGGCGGCGCGGTCTGCTCCTGCGCCAGCGTCTTGCGGTGGCAGTCCAGGCACCAGCCCATGGTCATGGGCTCCACCTGCTCCACCCGCACCATCTCCTCCACCTTGCCGTGGCACGTCTGGCACGCCACACCCGCGGTGACGTGGCTCGCGTGGTTGAAGTAGGCGTGGTCCGGGAGACGGTGGACGCGCACCCACTCGATGGACGCCTTCGCGGCCACGGCGGCGATGACCTTCTGGATTTCGGGCGAGTCCTTCTTCACCTGCGAGTGGCAGTTCAGACACACGCTCGTGGAGGGGACCCCCGCGTGACGGCTGCTCTCGGCGCCCACGTGGCAGTACTGACAATCCAGCGCGTACTGGCCCGCGTGGACCGCGTGGGAGAAGGCCACGGGCTGCGCGGGCATGTGGCCCTGCTGGTTGTTCACCGGGCCGTTGCACCCGGACAGGCTCAGCGCGGCGAGGGCCCCGGCGTACCCGAGGACACGGAAGGAAGCGCGGCTCATGGTGTCTCCTCGCGAGGCGTGGCGAGCAGACCCGGCTCGACGGACGCGGGCGTTCGCGCCGGCACACGGCCGAAGCGCAGGAAGGGCGCCACCCCCAGGAGGACGATGCTGGCGAGCACGTGCACCTGGATGACGAGCGGCGCGGCCTGCAACAGCGTCGCGTCCGGCTGGAAGGACATCAGCGAGCGCAGGTAGGGCACCGTGACATGCAGGTACCAGGCGGAGGCCCAGCGCAGGGCCACGGCCACGTACACCCCCATGAGCACCTGCGACAGGACGAGGGCGAAGGCGACGGCGGCCCCCCACTGCCCTTCCCGTGCCCGACGAAGGCCCAGCGTCAGCAGGCCCCAGCTCAGCAGCAGCGCGCCGATGAGGCCGAGCGACTCCAGCGTGAAGAGGCGCGCGGGAGAGGCATTGAAGACCTGCATCGCGCGAGGCGCCGCGAGCCCCACCAGGAGGAGGAACAGGACGATGGAGGCACCCGCCAACACCGTGCGGCCCGCGGGTGTCCAGGGCGAGGGCGGAGTGGCGGGCTCTCGCGCCGTCAGCCGCGCGATGCCGCCCGCCAGGGTGACGAGCGCGGCCGCATAGGGAATCACGTTGAAGAGGATGGAGTCGCTCACGACTTGCCTCGCGAGGACGGCGAGGCGAACACCACGCCGATGAAGCCCAGCGCCGCGGCCAGCCCGACGACGCCCAGGTAGAAGAAGTCCCGGTCCGCGCGAGGACGGCTGCCATCTCGCGAGGCCTCCGCGAAGTACGCCTTGAGGGCGTACTGCTCCTCCTCATCGAGCGGCGCCTTCGCGTACAGCGCGCCCATCATGGGTCCCTCGAGCTTCGCCAGGGCCGGGCGCATCCCCTTCTCGCCCATGCGCGCGAAGGCGAAGGTCAGGTTGGGCCCCAGCGTGCCGCCCCCCGCCACGCCCGCGCCGCGCACGTCGTGACAGCCGATGCAGGCGGCGCCGCCGTTCTTCAGGGTCTCGGTGCCCTCGAAGAGTCGGCGGCCTCGCGCAATCTCCTCGGGCGTGGCGTCCGTGCCCATCTTCTCCGCGGGCGAGGGCTTGCAGCCGCCCTTCCCCTTCTGCGTGCAGTCGCGGAAGAAGGCGTAGAGGCTCGCGCGCTCGGAGTCGGTGAGTGACTGGTCGGGCATGCGCACGCCGTTGAACCTGGAGAGCAGCTCGGTGGCGACCGGGTCTCCCGAGTCGATGAGCGCCCCCGGGCTCGTGATGAAGCGGGTCACCCAGGCTTCGTCACGCCGCTCCAGCACACCATGCAGGTCGGGGCCAATCCGGTCGCCCTCCCCCACCGAGTGACAGGTCGCGCACCGTTGGGTGAAG
This window contains:
- a CDS encoding c-type cytochrome, whose amino-acid sequence is MRTRVLGGRPRQERRLVPIIPLLAVLGAPAAMAEGARQGAQLFTQRCATCHSVGEGDRIGPDLHGVLERRDEAWVTRFITSPGALIDSGDPVATELLSRFNGVRMPDQSLTDSERASLYAFFRDCTQKGKGGCKPSPAEKMGTDATPEEIARGRRLFEGTETLKNGGAACIGCHDVRGAGVAGGGTLGPNLTFAFARMGEKGMRPALAKLEGPMMGALYAKAPLDEEEQYALKAYFAEASRDGSRPRADRDFFYLGVVGLAAALGFIGVVFASPSSRGKS
- a CDS encoding respiratory nitrate reductase subunit gamma; its protein translation is MSDSILFNVIPYAAALVTLAGGIARLTAREPATPPSPWTPAGRTVLAGASIVLFLLLVGLAAPRAMQVFNASPARLFTLESLGLIGALLLSWGLLTLGLRRAREGQWGAAVAFALVLSQVLMGVYVAVALRWASAWYLHVTVPYLRSLMSFQPDATLLQAAPLVIQVHVLASIVLLGVAPFLRFGRVPARTPASVEPGLLATPREETP
- a CDS encoding cytochrome c3 family protein, which encodes MSRASFRVLGYAGALAALSLSGCNGPVNNQQGHMPAQPVAFSHAVHAGQYALDCQYCHVGAESSRHAGVPSTSVCLNCHSQVKKDSPEIQKVIAAVAAKASIEWVRVHRLPDHAYFNHASHVTAGVACQTCHGKVEEMVRVEQVEPMTMGWCLDCHRKTLAQEQTAPPPSTPRKGELLALTSGSPLPEPSKTPRILRPPSDCSSCHR